The following proteins are encoded in a genomic region of Hymenobacter siberiensis:
- a CDS encoding T9SS type A sorting domain-containing protein, with amino-acid sequence MKIALTLALLLPALAGLAQPTLTNDGATLSVGPGTMLYVAGAVQNNAGSTLLNDGTVQLTGDLTNAGTLASTGTLLFGGAANQVFTPGTATVATLVLNNTGAAGQRTLALPANLVVGTALTLQSGLLRTAPAATLTLPDGATLSGEGPGQYVQGNLRIIRAAGTGVLDFGHGLSLDRSGLGQVTATRTAGLLTDNLSRGVNLGNTAYQGIDRIWTVETAAAPAAPVPVTLSWLADDDNSLSSFAAAQAWRADPGTSAWGKAGSPAAATVAGSSRSFSFAAAALGRLTISNTANPLPVELARFTAEPLGADALLRWATASEKNNDRFEVEASADGRTFRRIGQVPGHGSSSQPHEYQLVDPAIARYAASLVYYRLRQVDADGTFAYSPVRTVAVRGLAGLALFPNPTKQAATLTGAEPGVAVTVFDAVGRLVLTLPADAAGTAVLTLPNGFATGVYVVRAGSKALRLTVE; translated from the coding sequence ATGAAAATAGCACTCACCCTCGCCCTGCTGCTGCCCGCCCTCGCCGGCCTGGCTCAGCCTACCCTCACCAACGACGGGGCCACCCTGAGCGTCGGCCCCGGCACCATGCTCTACGTGGCCGGTGCCGTGCAGAACAACGCCGGCAGCACCCTCCTCAACGACGGCACCGTGCAGCTCACCGGCGACCTGACCAACGCCGGCACCCTCGCCTCGACCGGCACGCTGCTGTTTGGCGGGGCCGCCAACCAGGTGTTTACGCCCGGTACGGCTACCGTGGCCACGCTCGTGCTGAATAACACCGGGGCCGCCGGTCAGCGCACCCTCGCCCTGCCCGCCAACCTGGTGGTGGGCACCGCCCTGACGCTGCAAAGTGGCCTGCTGCGCACCGCCCCCGCCGCCACCCTCACCCTGCCCGACGGCGCTACGCTCAGCGGCGAAGGCCCCGGCCAGTACGTGCAGGGCAACCTGCGCATCATCCGGGCCGCCGGCACCGGAGTGCTCGATTTCGGCCACGGCCTGAGCCTGGACCGCAGCGGCCTGGGTCAGGTCACGGCCACCCGCACCGCCGGCCTGCTGACGGACAACCTGAGCCGGGGCGTGAACCTGGGCAATACCGCCTACCAAGGCATCGACCGCATCTGGACCGTGGAAACCGCCGCCGCCCCCGCCGCCCCCGTGCCCGTGACCCTGAGTTGGCTGGCCGACGACGACAACAGCCTGAGCAGCTTCGCGGCCGCCCAGGCCTGGCGCGCCGACCCCGGCACCAGCGCCTGGGGCAAGGCCGGCAGCCCGGCCGCCGCCACGGTAGCCGGCAGCAGCCGCAGCTTCTCGTTTGCCGCCGCCGCGCTGGGCCGCCTCACCATCAGCAACACGGCCAACCCGCTGCCCGTCGAGCTGGCCCGCTTCACGGCCGAGCCGCTGGGGGCCGACGCGCTGCTGCGCTGGGCCACGGCCTCGGAAAAGAACAACGACCGGTTTGAGGTGGAAGCCAGCGCCGACGGGCGCACGTTCCGGCGCATCGGCCAGGTGCCCGGCCACGGCAGCAGCAGCCAGCCCCACGAGTACCAGCTCGTCGACCCGGCCATTGCCCGCTACGCCGCCAGCCTGGTCTACTACCGCCTGCGGCAGGTTGATGCCGACGGCACGTTCGCCTACTCGCCCGTGCGCACCGTGGCCGTGCGTGGGCTGGCCGGGCTGGCCCTGTTCCCGAACCCGACCAAACAGGCCGCCACGCTCACCGGCGCGGAGCCGGGCGTGGCCGTCACCGTGTTCGATGCCGTGGGCCGGCTGGTACTGACCCTCCCGGCCGATGCCGCCGGCACCGCCGTACTCACCTTGCCCAACGGCTTTGCCACGGGCGTATACGTGGTGCGTGCGGGCAGTAAAGCCCTGCGCCTCACGGTGGAGTAA
- a CDS encoding HipA domain-containing protein, with the protein MPWARATPPAFPYSEAQMLGLAEEIVRQHMTVTGVQPKLSLSLVPGSAADGPARLTIVGALGGEYILKPPTSRYLHLPEVEDATMHLAALARITTVPHGLLRLQDGALAYVTRRIDRRKGEKLHMEDMCQLTERLTENKYDGSHEQIARALRTYSANPGLDVVNCYELMLFSFLTGNADMHLKNFSLLHTSGLGYGLAPAYDLVATALVNPADTEELVLTLNGKKKKLRQEDFLAAARRAGVEDKVMTGVFTRFVRVRPAWEKLLAESFLTPELKEGYLALLQRKFEQLGLA; encoded by the coding sequence ATGCCCTGGGCACGGGCCACGCCGCCGGCCTTCCCCTACTCGGAAGCGCAGATGCTGGGTTTGGCTGAGGAGATAGTACGCCAGCACATGACGGTGACAGGCGTGCAGCCCAAGCTTTCGCTATCCCTGGTGCCGGGCAGCGCCGCGGATGGTCCGGCCCGGCTGACCATCGTGGGGGCCCTGGGCGGGGAGTATATTCTGAAGCCGCCGACTTCGCGCTACCTGCACCTGCCGGAAGTAGAAGACGCCACCATGCACCTGGCCGCGCTGGCCCGCATTACCACCGTGCCGCACGGCCTGCTGCGGCTGCAGGACGGGGCCTTGGCCTACGTGACGCGGCGCATCGACCGCCGGAAGGGTGAAAAGCTGCACATGGAGGACATGTGCCAGCTGACCGAGCGGCTGACCGAAAACAAGTACGACGGCTCGCATGAGCAGATAGCCCGCGCCCTGCGCACCTACTCGGCCAATCCCGGTCTGGACGTGGTGAATTGCTATGAGCTGATGTTGTTCAGTTTCCTGACCGGCAACGCCGACATGCACCTGAAGAACTTCTCGCTGCTGCACACGTCGGGCCTGGGCTACGGGCTGGCCCCGGCCTACGACCTGGTGGCCACGGCGCTGGTGAATCCGGCCGACACGGAGGAGCTGGTCTTGACGCTGAACGGCAAAAAGAAGAAGCTGCGGCAGGAGGACTTCCTGGCGGCGGCGCGGCGGGCTGGCGTGGAGGACAAGGTGATGACGGGGGTATTTACCCGGTTTGTCCGCGTCCGGCCGGCCTGGGAGAAGCTGCTGGCGGAAAGCTTTCTAACGCCCGAGTTGAAGGAGGGCTACCTGGCGCTGCTGCAGCGTAAATTTGAGCAGCTGGGGCTGGCGTAG